CAACTCTTTCCTCGGCCTCTAAATATTCTTCTCGTGATATATCTGTTATTGTTCCATCTGTAGTTATTACAAGTCCTATGGTTGAATGTTCATTTATTACCTTCTTTGTCCCTATTTCCGCCGCTTCTTCAAAAGGTATTTCATGATCATACCAAGGTGTAGTCACCATTTTATCATTATCCCCTTCTTTATAGCCCAGTGCACCTTTTACTATATATCCAACGCAATCCACCATTCTTACCTTAAATTTTATACCTTCACCTATGCCTATTTCTACAGCTTCATTTGGAATAAATTTAGGTTCTGTGGTATGAATAGATTTTCCTGACCCACTTTGAGGAAGTTCATCTTTAGCTCTTTCTTTTTTATAGGAATTTTCTATGTTCGGAATAACCATAAGATCCATAAAAGTTTTGATAAATGTGGATTTACCTGTTCTTACAGGTCCTACTACACCTACATAAATATCTCCTTGGGTTCTTTCTGCTATATCTTTGTATATATCAAAATTATCCAAAATGTACCCTCCTGTGTCTTAATATTAACAATATATATATATTGTCTTGTAATATTAAATATACCTAATTTATATTTAATAAAATTTTTCTTGTAATATTATTTATATAAAAATGCTGTCTTGAAAACTATTTATAATTTTCAAGACAGCATTTTTTAATTTAGTATAATTTTATACATAATACTTGTAAGCTCAAATGTTTACATAAGAGCATTTAAAATAATCTTACAGAAACTCAGTGCATTTCATGTTTTTTATCTCTCTCCATAAGTTCTTTTACCGCTGTTTTTACCTCTTTATTTTTAAACAATACTTTGTACAGCATATCTGTTATAGGCATATTTACTAAAAGCCTATCTTTCAATTCATAAAAGGCCTCGCAGGCTTTAATCCCCTCTACCACCATACCAATCCTTTTACAAGCTTCTTCCCTCAGAACACCTTCTCCAATTAGAATTCCAGCTCTTCTATTTCTACTGTGCAAACTTGTGCAAGTTACAATTAAATCTCCCATACCAGTAAGTCCATAAAAAGTTTCCCTTCTACCTCCAAGCAATGTTCCAACTCTCACTATTTCACTCATACCTCTAGTCATAAGAGCAGCTTTGGTATTATCACCGTAACCTAATCCATCACAAATTCCACAAGCTAGTGCAATTATATTTTTAACTGCACCTCCTATTTCAACTCCAATTATATCATCATTTGTATATACTCTAAAAGTATTAGTCATAAAGAGGTCCTGAACCTTAAAAGCATACTCCATATTTTCAGAGCTAACCACAACTGTGGTAGGCAAATTTTTGGCTACCTCCTCTGCATGGCTTGGTCCAGATAATATTACTACTGGATTCAAAGGCAATTCTTCTTTAATTACCTTTGAAAGTCTCATTTTAGACTGTTCTTCTATTCCTTTTGCAATACTGACTATGACCTGTTGCCTATGAACGTTACTACAAATGAGCTTACATATATCTCTTATTGCATAAGAAGGAACAGCCAAAATTATATAATCACCTTTTTCTATTGCATCTTCTATCTTATTTGTAGCCAAAATTCCATCTGGAATTTTGGCAAAAGGCAAATATCTTTTATTTAGCCTATTATTATTTATATCCTCTACCACACTAGAATTTCTATCCCATATGACAACTTTGTGTCCCTTATTAGCTAATAGTATACCCAATGCTGTTCCAAAACTTCCACCTCCGATGAAAGTTACATTTTTCATATCATTCCTTCCTTTCTCTGAAAATAACTTTAATACCAGTTCCTGCAAAATTAAAACTTTCTCTTAATTTATTTTCTAAATATCTCTCATAAGAAAAATGAATGGCATTTGTATCATTTACAAAAAAGATAAAAGTAGGTGGTTTTATAGATACCTGAGTTACATAGTAAATTTTAAGTCTTTTTAGAGCTACTACAGGAGGTTCTTTCATAAGAACAGCTTTACTAACTATATCATTTAACACTCCTGTAGATATTCTTCTGCAGTAATTATTATAGCATTTTTTAACTTCCTCTAGCACCTTATTGACTCTTTGGCCAGTTTTTGCAGAAATGAACATATACTGAGCATAAGGCATAAATGATAATTTATATTGTATATTTTTCTTAAATACATTCATAGTTTTATCGTCTTTTTCTATAAGATCCCATTTATTTACGATCACCATTATTGCCTTGTTCAACTCGTGAGCATATCCAATAATTTTTTCATCTTGATCACTCAGTTGTTCTGTTGCATCTAATATAAGTATACACACATCAGCTCTTTCTATGGCTGCTAATGTTCTTATAACACTATATCTTTCAATCTCTTCTTTCACTTTACTTTTTCTTCTAAGACCAGCTGTATCTATTAAAACAAATTTTCCCTCTTCTGTTTCAAGATAGCTGTCTACAGCATCTCTGGTAGTACCTGGTATATCACTTACTATAACCCTGTCTTCACCAAGCAATTTGTTAATTAATGAAGATTTACCTACATTTGGTCTTCCTACTACTGCAATTTTAATGTACTCATCGTCCTCAGAACCATTATCTAATTCTTTAAAATTGCCTACAATTTTATCCAGCATATCACCCAGACCTAATCCTTGGGATGCTGAAATTGTCACGGGATCCCCAATACCTAAATTATAGAATTCAAAAGAATTTTGCTCATCTGCTAATTTATCTATTTTATTTACTACAAGAACAATTGGTTTTTTAGATTTTCTAAGCATTAAGGCCACTTCATTATCTGCATCTGTAAGCCCCTGTTTTCCATCTACCAAGAATACAATTACATCTGCAGTCTCTATAGCCATTTGAGCTTGCCTTCTCATTTGTGCCAATATAATATCACTGCTTTCCGGTTCTATACCTCCAGTATCTATTATTGTAAATAAATTATTAAGCCATTCTGCCTCTGCATAGATTCTATCTCTAGTTACTCCTGGTGTATCTTCTACAATTGCAATTCTTTTTCCTGCTAATTTATTAAATAAAGTTGATTTTCCTACATTTGGTCTTCCTACTATTGCAACTATTGGTTTTGACATATACTATTCCTCCCTGCATATTCATTTATAATTTTTATTAAATCTTCTCCTGTATACTCGCAAACTAAAACTTTAGTATTTAAAGCTTTTTGAATATCTTCAATCATCCTATCATCTAAAAACATTTCAGTATCAACTTTAAGCATATTTCTAGGTATTATAATATATTCTGCATATCTAGTCTGTTGAAGTTGATTTATAATATCTTTACCTGTTATAAGACCTGCTACAGTTATGCTGTGTCCAAAACAATCATTTAATATCTTTACAGTATTTATATTGAGATTTCTATTTACAGAGGATATTTTATCTGCAGCTGATTTTATTTCTTCAAAGGCTGAACTGCCCGTTACAAAGGTAAAGTTTCCCTTGACCTCCATTTTTAAATCCTTTAGAGTACTTTTTATATTTTCTCTAAAAATTCTAATCATACCTATACCGTCTTCTAACTGATCAAACTCTTCATAGAATTCTTTTTCTGGTACTTCTATCTCTGCCAAAACATAAAATTCATCAGAAAGTCTTACAAAGGGAAAGCCTATTTCTTTCATAAACTTCCTTTGAATTTGTTCTACCAGGTTAATTTCCTCTTTTGCCATACTTTTATTATAGGTTTTTAAATTAAATAGTCCTTCCCTGTATTTAGTTACTCCCACAGGTACTCCTGCAACATTTTTCACGTTAGGATAAAACTTGTATAAATCCATTATAGTTTTTCTTAATTCTTCACCATTATTTACATCTGGACAAAGGACCACTTGGCAATTCATAGCAATACCGCCTTCTGACAATCTCTTAATTCTATCCATAATATTGCCTGCAAATCTATTAGTAAGCATTTTCATTCTGAGTTCAGGATTGGTAGTCTGAACTGATATGTTTATTGGACTTATCTTATATTCTATTATTCTGTCAATATCTTCATCTTTCATGTTTGTAAGAGTAACAAAATTTCCTTGAAGAAATGATAATCTAGAATCATCATCTTTAAAATACAAGGATTTTCGCATACCCTTAGGAAGCTGATCTATAAAACAAAATATGCATTTATTTTTGCAGCTTTGAGCGTTATCCATTATTCCATTTTTAAATTCCACGCCTAGCTTCTCATCAAATTCTTTTTCTACTTCTAGTTCCCAAACTTCCTCATTATCTTTCTTCTCTATTTCAATAACTACATAATCATCTGCCATTAAAAATCTATAATCAATTATATCTTTTACCTTTTTGCCATTTATACTTATAATCTTATCTCCCACTTCAACGCCTAACTCTTCAGCAATACTTCCATTGTAAACCTTTGAAATTTCATTTTGCATATACTTTTAATCTCTCCCAAATCAATGCCTGTAATAATTAAGTTTATTAGATAACCATTTCATATAGTGCATTCACATATTAAGTACAGTGTTTATTTAAAATTAAAAATTCTAATTTCACATAGTACATAAACAGAATTCTTTGTTTCAAGTGGAATTTTTTTCTCCATCTAAAACTTAGAAGTCGTTATCCAGGGACATATCAGCCGTTATCTCCCACTGTACAGAGTGCCATGGGAGTATTACGGATGGTAGTCATCGGATAAATTAAATACAAAATTATATTTACCTATTACCTATCTTAACATACCTTAAGTTATATTACCTTAATAGAAAACTTTAGTCAAGAAATAGACAATTTATTCAAAACTTTAACGCTTAAATTTCAGTAAGGACTTTGTTTTTTATTAAATTTAACTTGACTAACTTGGCGTAAGTCTCCCATGCACTCTGTACAGCCCTCTCACCAAATTAAAATTTGGGCTCTCTGCTTTTCTTCAAGTGGGAGTTCGACGCCAAGTAAGCCATGCATTTGCAGTTCTAAAATTCAGATGGGGCAAAAGAATCCCCACCTGAATTAAGAACTTGCTTCAATTATAGATCTTATCTGTCATAAAAAAAACAATCTATATAACTTCCATTAGAAACTCATTTATGGATAGATATACAGACTAATTTTTAATATAAAATTAATTTATTCAATTATATATTTTTTCTCTAGAGTGTACAGGCTATATTTTATAGTATATTCTCATTTCAACATTGCACACACTATAGTTCTAGCATCTTTAAATTCATAACTACAAGTATATAGGGTTATAATATTATTATAATTGTTTCCTTTAATATCTTTATTATACATAGATTTTTCTTTTAAATAATCAATATATTTCTTATAATCTTCATTGGAATTAAAATTAGTTCTCAGCCCTGTATAATCTCCATCTTCTACAAAAACAGAAAAAATTTCATAATTATAATCCTTATTATCTTTTGTAATTTTTATAGTCCCATTATTGAAGTTTTCCTGTTTTTTAAAATCATTTATTTTATTAAACATAGTGCCATTTTTCATATTATGACCATAAATAATTATATTTTTATCTGAATTAATATTATTTTTATAATCAATAAAAACAGTTCCTGATGCACTCTTTTCTCTATAAAAATTATTATGGAGATAAAATTTATTATCTTTTCCTTGAACCACTGGATAGTTTATATCTGAACTAGGAATGTTAATCCAAAATTTATAGTCTGAATTAATCTGTTTTAATTTTTCTTCATTAGAGTCCTCTTTAACATTCTGTTGTATATTTGGTTTTAAAATCTGAACTTTAGAATAATTTTTACCATCTCTATAATACTCTAAATATTTATATCCTATTTTAAATGCACAAATTAAAATTATTATAATTAAAATTATATTTATAAAAATTTTCATATTTTTCTTCATAATTTTCCTCTATATAAACCTTTTGTTGATTTACTAGTTAGTAATTTTGATGTTATAATAGATACTATAGGTACCGTTAAAATAACTCCAATACTTCCTGATATTCCCTGCATGATCTCTATACCAACAGAGTACATATTCACCACTTGATTATATCTCATACTATAAGAATATATTAAAATTAAGGTGTTAATAGCTCCTCCTGTAAAAGCCAGTATAAGTGTATTTGACATAGTACCCATCATATCTCTTCCAACATTTATCCCAGAAAGGAACAGCTCCTTATTACTCAAATCAGGATTTTTATCATAAATTTCATTTATTGTAGATGCTACAGACATACTAACATCTATTACTGCTCCTAAAGATGCTATAAGTATTCCAGCAAACAAAATTCCACCTACACTTAAATTTGTTTTAGTTGATATAAATATTAATTCTTCAACTTCTGATACATTATATCCTGATATCTTTGCAAAATATCCAAATGCAGTGGCAGTTCCTCCTGCAATAATTACTCCTATAACAGTTCCTAAAACAGATGATATTGCTTTTATACTTAATCCATCTATTAAATACATTGTAACTATAGTAGTTAAAATACCCACAATAACTGCTGCTAAAAATGGAGAATATCCCTTATATATCATGGGAATAAACAAAAATATAATGCAAATAAATGTAAATATAAGTCCTATTGCCGATTTAAATCCCTTCTTGCCCCCAATTGCCCATAATATCAGAAGAAACAACGCTACAAAAGCATATATAATTGGTTCTCTATTATAACTATAAACAGAGGCTACGTAATTATTACCTGATGTACTTAATGACACAATAACCTTCATATTTTCCTTGCAATCTGCACCATAGAGATATCCTGAAAAACTATTGGCATTTAATAATTTTCCTTTTTGGCTTCCACTTAACATTCTAACTCTTACTTGTTGGTTTCCAACACGTGAACCATCTTCTTGTATATTATCTTTTACAACCTCTTCAACTACAGCTTTTGAAAACTCAGTACCTTTTTGATTAACTAATTCAACTTTATCTACTTGATTAAAAAAGTACAGAAATATAAAAAAACCCAGTGTTAATACAGCTATAATTATTCTTCTAATATTAATCAATTTATTATTAAATAGTTTTAAAAACATAGTCCACATCCTCCGAGTTTATATTGAAATTACAGGAGTACCTAAATACTCCTGTAATTTCCAATTACCTATTAACTTTAAAATAATTTACTTTGCTTCCTTAAATTTTTTCTTTCTGTTTACATAAACTAATGCCGCAGCAGAAACGCCTGCTATAGCTATAATAGGATAGGCATTAAAATCATCACCTGTTTTAACTTTACCTGAAGTTGTTGTTGATACTGAATCATTATCATTGTTAGATGCTGTTGAATCATTATTATTAGGTGTTGTTGAATTATTATTAGATGTTGTTTGTTGATTTCCTGGTGTTTCTGTATTTTGTTTAACAACTTTCTTTGATTTAAAGCCTTTTATTTCTTCATTTAATGCATCAACTGCTTTATCCACTGTTGATTGAGTAGCATCATCTGATTCAACAGTAGCTTTTGCTGAAGCAACTGCTGATTGAAGTTTTTCTTTTGCTTCTGATGGATATTGGCCTTCCTCATTTCCTACAACTGAACTATCTAATAAAGCTTGTGCATCATCTATTGACTTTTTAAGTTCTGTTTTATCACCCTTATCTTCAAGACCATTAATACCCTCTTTTAAATTAGTATAGGCATCAGCAATTTCTTGTGAATTAGCAGATGGTTTGCTTGAAACTGCCTTTGCAGCTGCTAATGCTTTTTCTAATTTATTAAAGCTTGAAGGAGTAAAAGTCTCTTTGGATTTTTCTTCTCCAGCAGAAATTAATTCATTTAAACTTGATTTATCAATAGATTTTATAATTGAAAAAGTATTGTCAATTTTTTGTCCATTATCTGTTCTGTATGTATTTATTGTAAAACTTACTTCGTCAATATCAATAGTAGAATAAGTTGGAATATCTTCTTGCCATCTAGTAGCTATATAAGATTGTTTCGTATTTATTAAATTATAGTATTTACTACCTGATGCTGAGTTAGCAGTCATATATAATATACCACTTGGATCTACTACGTTTCCATTTTTATAAGTAATATCTTCTTTAACTTGTTGAATTGCCTCAGGATCATCAATATTATTTAAATAATCTTTATATTGTTGAGTTGTTTCTTCTCCTGCCAACTCCTTTGCATATTGCTCCTCATAAGTATCTTCATCATCCATCATTTTACCATCATTTACTCCGCCCTTTAACATAAAAGACCTTGAATAAGTATGATCATGTCCTGTTAAAACAACATCGATTTTATTTTCTTCAAATATATGAGCTAATTTATATCTCAATTCAATTACTGACAACTCATTGGAATGTGAATCACCAGATCCATATATATCATGATGTATTGTTACTATACGCCATTTTGCATTTGGATTTTCACTAATAGCTTTTTTAATAACTTGTTCATGCTCTGCTTCATTTGTATTATTAGTATTTAAAGTTATAAATAATGTATTACCGTAGGAATAGTAATAATCTCCCCCTGCTGCTGTTGCTCCCAAAGTTGAAGCATTTGGATTATTAAAATGATATGAATAGTTTGGACTTTTTGAATCATGATTACCAATTGTTGTGGCAACAGGTAGTGATTTTAGTGCATCTGGACTTAAATATCCTGCATATTCAATATTCTGCTCATCACTTTTAGGACTTGAAGTTTGAATTTGATCTCCTGCTGAAAGCATGAAGCTTACATTTGGATGTGATTTTAAGGCTGTATTTATGGTATTGTTCCAGTTAAAACTATCATTTCTTACTGCGGCATCTTGACCCTGAGTTGTATCAGCACCTTTAGCAATATTGCTACTTGAAGAACCTATTTGTGGATCACCTACATATAGGAAACTGAAACTCTTTGTGCTTTGTGTTTTGTAAGGAGTAGCAACACTCCAGACACCATTTACTTGATAACTATAGTAATATTTAGTATTTTCTTCAAGTCCTGTAGCAGTAGCTTTATTACTCTTGTATCCTGTAACAGCATTTTCAGTTTTTACATTTAATTCCTTTGCATCACTAAGATCTTGTTTTTTGCCAATTTTAAATTTTGAATTTGGTTCAGCATTCTTTGAATACCAAGCAAAATTTAATTCAGAAGCATTTCTTCCTGGTGTCAACGAAATTTCTGTGGGATTGTTTTTTACTGTTTCCCAGGTTTTTACCCATTTATCCCAAGCTCCATTTTTAGCTGCATCTGTATACTTAGCCTCATTCCATCCATCTTCACTTCCTGCAAATGCAGTAATACCTGTTGTAAACAACATAGTAGTTGTCAATACTAAAACTACTATTTTTTTCACTCTTTTTATCATATTTGTGAATCCCCCTCATTAATTATTATCAATATAAGTATAAAGGATAAAGTAACTTACAAAAACAATTATTAAGTGCTATTTACAATAAAGACTTATGTTTTAACTTTATTTAACATTAACTTAATATTAGGAGAAACAAAAAAGCCGTCTTATAATATATTTCTATACATTATAAGACGGCATCTATAATAAAAAATAAATTCACCTGTAATTATTCATTTAGATCTATTTGTTCTCCTGTTACTAAATAAATAGTAGATTCACAAATATTAGTAGTATGGTCTGCTATTCTCTCAAGATACTTACAAGCAAACAAAAATTGTGTTAGCTGATTTATGGTTTTAGGATTCTCCATCATAATCACTAGAAATTCACTGAAAATCTGTTTATATATGGCATCTATTTCATCATCCTTTTTACATATAGCATAGGCGGCTTTTACATCTCCCTGTACATATGCATCAAGAGAATACTTTAGAATTTCTTTAACTAAATCTGCCATATGAGAAATGTTTGTTAAAGTTTTTATATCTTTATACTTTTTAAGTCTTTTTGTTACTTTTGCTATATCTACAGCATGATCAGCTATTCTCTCAAGATCTGTTACTATTTTAGTAGTAGTAAATATATTTCTCAGGTCCATAGCTATAGGTTGCTGCATGGCTATAAGCTTTATGGCCTTATTTTCTATTTCCTTTTGCATATCATCAATTATGTCATCATTATCTATTACTTTTTGAGCTAAAGTTTGATCTTGATTGACTAATGACTCTATACATTGAAATATCTGCTTTTCAACCATACTTCCCATTCTTAAAAGATCCGTATGCATTTCTTCCAAATGCAAATCAAAAACTTTTCTTGGCATTAAAATCACCTCTTTTTTTAATATACCATATTAAATTAATAGCATAATTAGAATAAAAATTTACCCGAATCTGCCTGTAATATAATCTTCTGTTCTTTTATCTACTGGTTTATAAAATATATTTTCAGTTTTACCATTTTCTACAACTTCTCCATTTAAGAAGAAAGCTGTATAGTCAGAAATTCTACCTGCCTGCTGCATATTATGCGTTACTATTATTACTGTGTACTTCTTTTTTAACTCATCCATCAATTCTTCAATTTTTAACGTAGATATAGGATCAAGAGCTGAAGTTGGTTCATCCATAAGAAGTACTTCAGGTTCCACAGCTAGAGTTCTTGCTATACATAATCTTTGCTGCTGACCTCCTGAAAGCCCTAAAGCACTTTGCTTAATTCTATCCTTGGCTTCTTCCCAAAGAGCAGCTCCCTTTAAGCTTTTCTCTACAATCTCATCTAGTTTACCTTTATTTCTTATTCCATGTATTCTTGGTCCATAAGCAATGTTGTCATATATAGACATGGGAAAGGGATTAGGCTTTTGAAATACCATTCCTACTCTCTTTCTAAGTTGTATTTCATCATAGTCTTTATATATATTTTTATCCTCGAATAATACTTCTCCTTCTATTCTTACAGATTCAATTAAATCATTCATTCTGTTGATAGTCCTCAAGAAGGTAGATTTACCACAACCTGAAGGTCCAATTAGTGCAGTTACAGAATTTTTTTCTATATCAAGACTAATATTTTTCAGTGCTTGAACATTTCCATAGTATAAATTTAAATTGTTAGTCTTAATTATACCCATTTTATTATATCCCCCTTACTTTCCGCTATAGGAATTATATATTTTTTTCCCTATTATTCTAGCTAAAATATTGAACACTAACACCATTATTACCAGTACTGCTGAAGATCCTGTAGCGATTTTAGAGGCATCAGGAACCATACCTTCTGAATTTAGTTTCCAAATATGTACAGCCAATGTTTCTGCTGGTCTAAATAGACTAAAAGGTGAAGCCTTATCAATTAAACTTATATTGCTATATTTTAAAATAGGTGCACTCATACCAGCAGTATATAAAAGTGCTGCTGCTTCTCCAAATATTCTACCTGCTGCTAAAATTATTCCCGTTAAAATTTGTGGGATTGCAGAGGGTAACATTACTTTTTGTATAGTCTGCCACTGAGTAGCTCCAAGCCCAAGACTTGCTTCTTTTACCTTTGCAGCTGAAGCAGTTATAGCATTTTCACACACTCTGGTCATTGCAGGAAGATTAATTACAGTTATAGCTAATGCACCTGATAACAGTGTGTAACCCCATTGAGTCATAGTTACAAAAACCAATAGACCAAATAAACCTACAACTATTGATGGGAGAGATGCCATAGTCTCAATGCAAAGTCTGATTATATTAAGTATTTTACCTTCTTTAGCATATTGAGACATATATATTCCAGCACCTATTCCAATTGGAACGGTTATTATAAGTGATATTATAAGCATATAAAAAGAATTAAAAAGTTGAGGACCAATTCCACCACCAGGTTCATCTATTTTAGGCTTACCAAAGAGAAAACTTAAATTTAAAGAATGTCTACCATTATAAATTATGTAACCTATAAAACCTATTAATAGCAAAACTATAAAAGCTGATATTATATATAATATTGCAGTAGCTATTTTATCACAAGTCTTAGCCTTCATTATGCTTCACTCCTTTTAGCAATAAACCTTATTAACAATATAAAAACAAATGATATTAGTAGAAGTATAAGTGCTATTGACCAAAGTGCATCATTCCAAGGAGTATTGTCAACAGTATTAGATATACTCATAGTTAATATACTAGTCAAAGTCACTGTAGGAGAGGTTAATTTATCTGCAAATTTTAATGTATTACCTATAACCATTTGGACAGCTAATGCTTCTCCAAAGGCTCTTGCAATCCCCAAAACAACTCCTGTTAAAATTCCATTTTTACTAGCAGGAATAATAACTTTATAAATAGTTTGCCATCTAGTAGCTCCAAGTCCATAAGAAGCTTCTATGTAATCCTTTGGAATAGTCTT
This genomic window from Clostridium pasteurianum DSM 525 = ATCC 6013 contains:
- a CDS encoding NAD(P)H-dependent glycerol-3-phosphate dehydrogenase, with the protein product MKNVTFIGGGSFGTALGILLANKGHKVVIWDRNSSVVEDINNNRLNKRYLPFAKIPDGILATNKIEDAIEKGDYIILAVPSYAIRDICKLICSNVHRQQVIVSIAKGIEEQSKMRLSKVIKEELPLNPVVILSGPSHAEEVAKNLPTTVVVSSENMEYAFKVQDLFMTNTFRVYTNDDIIGVEIGGAVKNIIALACGICDGLGYGDNTKAALMTRGMSEIVRVGTLLGGRRETFYGLTGMGDLIVTCTSLHSRNRRAGILIGEGVLREEACKRIGMVVEGIKACEAFYELKDRLLVNMPITDMLYKVLFKNKEVKTAVKELMERDKKHEMH
- the der gene encoding ribosome biogenesis GTPase Der, yielding MSKPIVAIVGRPNVGKSTLFNKLAGKRIAIVEDTPGVTRDRIYAEAEWLNNLFTIIDTGGIEPESSDIILAQMRRQAQMAIETADVIVFLVDGKQGLTDADNEVALMLRKSKKPIVLVVNKIDKLADEQNSFEFYNLGIGDPVTISASQGLGLGDMLDKIVGNFKELDNGSEDDEYIKIAVVGRPNVGKSSLINKLLGEDRVIVSDIPGTTRDAVDSYLETEEGKFVLIDTAGLRRKSKVKEEIERYSVIRTLAAIERADVCILILDATEQLSDQDEKIIGYAHELNKAIMVIVNKWDLIEKDDKTMNVFKKNIQYKLSFMPYAQYMFISAKTGQRVNKVLEEVKKCYNNYCRRISTGVLNDIVSKAVLMKEPPVVALKRLKIYYVTQVSIKPPTFIFFVNDTNAIHFSYERYLENKLRESFNFAGTGIKVIFRERKE
- the pstB gene encoding phosphate ABC transporter ATP-binding protein PstB, which gives rise to MGIIKTNNLNLYYGNVQALKNISLDIEKNSVTALIGPSGCGKSTFLRTINRMNDLIESVRIEGEVLFEDKNIYKDYDEIQLRKRVGMVFQKPNPFPMSIYDNIAYGPRIHGIRNKGKLDEIVEKSLKGAALWEEAKDRIKQSALGLSGGQQQRLCIARTLAVEPEVLLMDEPTSALDPISTLKIEELMDELKKKYTVIIVTHNMQQAGRISDYTAFFLNGEVVENGKTENIFYKPVDKRTEDYITGRFG
- a CDS encoding purple acid phosphatase family protein, which gives rise to MIKRVKKIVVLVLTTTMLFTTGITAFAGSEDGWNEAKYTDAAKNGAWDKWVKTWETVKNNPTEISLTPGRNASELNFAWYSKNAEPNSKFKIGKKQDLSDAKELNVKTENAVTGYKSNKATATGLEENTKYYYSYQVNGVWSVATPYKTQSTKSFSFLYVGDPQIGSSSSNIAKGADTTQGQDAAVRNDSFNWNNTINTALKSHPNVSFMLSAGDQIQTSSPKSDEQNIEYAGYLSPDALKSLPVATTIGNHDSKSPNYSYHFNNPNASTLGATAAGGDYYYSYGNTLFITLNTNNTNEAEHEQVIKKAISENPNAKWRIVTIHHDIYGSGDSHSNELSVIELRYKLAHIFEENKIDVVLTGHDHTYSRSFMLKGGVNDGKMMDDEDTYEEQYAKELAGEETTQQYKDYLNNIDDPEAIQQVKEDITYKNGNVVDPSGILYMTANSASGSKYYNLINTKQSYIATRWQEDIPTYSTIDIDEVSFTINTYRTDNGQKIDNTFSIIKSIDKSSLNELISAGEEKSKETFTPSSFNKLEKALAAAKAVSSKPSANSQEIADAYTNLKEGINGLEDKGDKTELKKSIDDAQALLDSSVVGNEEGQYPSEAKEKLQSAVASAKATVESDDATQSTVDKAVDALNEEIKGFKSKKVVKQNTETPGNQQTTSNNNSTTPNNNDSTASNNDNDSVSTTTSGKVKTGDDFNAYPIIAIAGVSAAALVYVNRKKKFKEAK
- a CDS encoding radical SAM protein, coding for MQNEISKVYNGSIAEELGVEVGDKIISINGKKVKDIIDYRFLMADDYVVIEIEKKDNEEVWELEVEKEFDEKLGVEFKNGIMDNAQSCKNKCIFCFIDQLPKGMRKSLYFKDDDSRLSFLQGNFVTLTNMKDEDIDRIIEYKISPINISVQTTNPELRMKMLTNRFAGNIMDRIKRLSEGGIAMNCQVVLCPDVNNGEELRKTIMDLYKFYPNVKNVAGVPVGVTKYREGLFNLKTYNKSMAKEEINLVEQIQRKFMKEIGFPFVRLSDEFYVLAEIEVPEKEFYEEFDQLEDGIGMIRIFRENIKSTLKDLKMEVKGNFTFVTGSSAFEEIKSAADKISSVNRNLNINTVKILNDCFGHSITVAGLITGKDIINQLQQTRYAEYIIIPRNMLKVDTEMFLDDRMIEDIQKALNTKVLVCEYTGEDLIKIINEYAGRNSICQNQ
- the srtB gene encoding class B sortase — encoded protein: MKKNMKIFINIILIIIILICAFKIGYKYLEYYRDGKNYSKVQILKPNIQQNVKEDSNEEKLKQINSDYKFWINIPSSDINYPVVQGKDNKFYLHNNFYREKSASGTVFIDYKNNINSDKNIIIYGHNMKNGTMFNKINDFKKQENFNNGTIKITKDNKDYNYEIFSVFVEDGDYTGLRTNFNSNEDYKKYIDYLKEKSMYNKDIKGNNYNNIITLYTCSYEFKDARTIVCAMLK
- the phoU gene encoding phosphate signaling complex protein PhoU, yielding MPRKVFDLHLEEMHTDLLRMGSMVEKQIFQCIESLVNQDQTLAQKVIDNDDIIDDMQKEIENKAIKLIAMQQPIAMDLRNIFTTTKIVTDLERIADHAVDIAKVTKRLKKYKDIKTLTNISHMADLVKEILKYSLDAYVQGDVKAAYAICKKDDEIDAIYKQIFSEFLVIMMENPKTINQLTQFLFACKYLERIADHTTNICESTIYLVTGEQIDLNE
- a CDS encoding YibE/F family protein; this encodes MFLKLFNNKLINIRRIIIAVLTLGFFIFLYFFNQVDKVELVNQKGTEFSKAVVEEVVKDNIQEDGSRVGNQQVRVRMLSGSQKGKLLNANSFSGYLYGADCKENMKVIVSLSTSGNNYVASVYSYNREPIIYAFVALFLLILWAIGGKKGFKSAIGLIFTFICIIFLFIPMIYKGYSPFLAAVIVGILTTIVTMYLIDGLSIKAISSVLGTVIGVIIAGGTATAFGYFAKISGYNVSEVEELIFISTKTNLSVGGILFAGILIASLGAVIDVSMSVASTINEIYDKNPDLSNKELFLSGINVGRDMMGTMSNTLILAFTGGAINTLILIYSYSMRYNQVVNMYSVGIEIMQGISGSIGVILTVPIVSIITSKLLTSKSTKGLYRGKL